A genomic stretch from Malus domestica chromosome 15, GDT2T_hap1 includes:
- the LOC103456259 gene encoding uncharacterized protein: protein MAPTTLIRELNSLKKDFEDGMGKGSVRRGKRERVADRIFEPNSCGNATKKRRKCSTQVEELIPDEDYETFLSSLADHGSDVDYIDNRWVDDRNGGDDNVNDRSVDDGDHSVEVRCLDDGVDGGDDEDPDHKILLDKLTKGGKSFTNNRSVDDGYDDDDDVHVNSRYADDGDENIQSLDDSLDDEDPQYKIFLEKLRQDGKSYVLEAVGDNGKSVVIKYEQENEILNGPDFDTPETFKKSQVKEKPDIQSTLRRGTKRKCTNCPKNSALPVYKEVTASPRTVKYDMRKENRAILEKSSMKKKKKKKKNVNEKAANGSTRECPLKTPPVEAVHFTMQGCANEKAAKGSTKECPVKRTHVADLWFAKQGCKRGLEDEDYAKLLSCLQFDDGKMVYSPPNGRPVILGDDGESSPPNRSFTSFTAVDADSGRCVKTRDASHSQFRKGLMDILTRPYDHEEYRSLLKEATHQKPLEHNRNLRGRTITCPVEGKLARSYLKQHIVLKRKITAARGDRPRVLNLLRGFFYWLKNVAQDESFCPWNDSSCLKVLPPSDKKTGLTERGLEGKRK, encoded by the exons ATGGCGCCAACTACATTGATAAGAGAACTCAACAGTTTAAAGAAGGATTTTGAGGACGGTATGGGTAAGGGATCAGTGAGGCGGGGGAAGAGAGAGCGTGTGGCCGATAGGATATTTGAGCCCAATTCCTGCGGCAATGCcaccaagaaaagaagaaagtgcAGTACTCAAGTTGAAGAACTGATACCGGATGAGGATTATGAGACATTCTTGAGTTCTTTAGCTGATCATGGCAGTGATGTTGATTATATTGACAATAGATGGGTGGATGATCGGAATGGTGGTGATGACAATGTAAATGATAGGTCTGTGGATGATGGCGATCACAGCGTTGAGGTAAGGTGTTTGGATGATGGTGTTGATGGTGGTGATGATGAGGATCCTGATCATAAGATACTCTTggataaattgacaaaaggtgGAAAGTCCTTCACAAACAATAGGTCTGTGGATGAtggttatgatgatgatgatgatgtccATGTAAACAGTAGGTATGCGGATGATGGTGATGAAAACATTCAGTCTCTGGATGATAGTCTTGATGATGAGGATCCTCAGTATAAGATATTCTTGGAAAAGTTGAGGCAAGATGGAAAGTCTTATGTGTTGGAAGCTGTTGGAGATAATGGGAAATCTGTAGTGATCAAGTATGAACAAGAAAATGAGATACTTAACGGGCCCGATTTTGACACCCCTGAAACATTTAAAAAATCTCAGGTGAAAGAGAAGCCTGATATTCAAAGCACTTTAAGGAGGGGTACGAAGAGAAAATGCACAAATTGCCCTAAAAATTCTGCTCTTCCTGTGTATAAAGAAGTGACTGCGAGCCCAAGAACTGTTAAGTATGATATGAGGAAAGAAAACAGGGCAATTCTGGAAAAGAGctcgatgaagaagaagaagaagaagaagaagaatgtaaATGAGAAAGCTGCAAATGGTAGCACACGGGAGTGTCCTTTGAAAACACCCCCTGTGGAGGCTGTTCATTTTACCATGCAAGGATGTGCAAATGAGAAAGCTGCTAAAGGTAGCACAAAGGAGTGCCCTGTAAAAAGAACTCATGTGGCGGATCTCTGGTTTGCCAAACAAGGATGCAAGCGCGGATTAGAAGATGAGGACTACGCAAAGCTTTTAAGTTGTCTACAGTTTGATGATGGGAAAATGGTATATTCACCTCCAAATGGTAGACCGGTGATACTTGGTGATGATGGAGAGAGTTCACCTCCAAATAGAAGTTTTACCTCATTTACAGCT GTGGATGCAGACAGTGGGCGGTGCGTTAAAACTCGTGATGCAAGTCATTCGCAGTTTAGGAAGGGGCTTATGGATATTCTTACCAGGCCTTATGACCATGAAGAGTACAGAAGCCTCTTGAAAGAAGCAACTCACCAAAAGCCATTAGAGCACAACAGAAATCTGCGCGGTAGAACAATAACCTGTCCAGTTGAGGGGAAACTTGCACGTTCATATCTAAAACAGCACATAG TTCTGAAAAGAAAGATTACGGCAGCTCGCGGTGACCGCCCTAGAGTTTTGAATCTCTTGCGGGGATTTTTCTACTGGCTGAAG AATGTGGCCCAAGATGAAAGCTTCTGTCCTTGGAACGACTCGTCCTGTTTGAAAGTGCTGCCACCATCTGATAAGAAGACTGGACTTACAGAAAGGGGACTTGAAGGCAAACGCAAGTAA
- the LOC103456260 gene encoding NAD(P)H-quinone oxidoreductase subunit M, chloroplastic: MAATMAKFPLLGYFGGKKQLQKRRDFSIAAQQSQVQESQEKAEEERESVRTEKVLGTGGTPLRPVEKQVNVESKNMGREYGGDWLSSATRHVRIYAAYIDPETCAFDQTQMDKLTIILDPTNEFVWTSESCNKVYSYFQELVDHYEGAPLTEYTLRLIGSDIEHYIRKLLYDGEIKYNMDARVLNFSMGKPRMMFNNNDIQPQDVQQS, translated from the exons ATGGCAGCAACAATGGCAAAGTTTCCACTCTTGGGCTATTTTGGAGGCAAAAAACAGCTCCAAAAAAGAAGGGATTTCTCCATAGCAGCTCAGCAGTCACAAGTCCAAGAGTCGCAAGAGAAAgcagaggaggagagagagagtgtgaggaCAGAGAAAGTGCTGGGAACGGGAGGCACACCACTGAGGCCGGTGGAGAAGCAGGTGAACGTGGAGAGCAAGAACATGGGGAGGGAGTACGGTGGGGATTGGCTGAGCAGTGCCACGAGGCACGTCAGGATCTACGCAGCTTACATTGACCCAGAGACATGTGCCTTCGACCAGACTCAGATGGATAAGCTTACTATTATTCTGGACCCCACCAATGAGTTTGTGTGGACTTCTGAGTCCTGCAACAAGGTCTACTCTTACTTCCAAGAGCTTGTGGATCACTATGAG GGAGCTCCATTGACAGAGTACACTCTCCGTCTGATCGGATCGGACATCGAGCACTACATAAGGAAGCTGCTATACGATGGGGAAATAAAGTACAACATGGATGCCAGAGTCCTCAATTTCAGCATGGGCAAGCCTCGCATGATGTTCAATAACAATGACATTCAACCTCAAGATGTACAACAGTCATAA